One genomic window of Deinococcus peraridilitoris DSM 19664 includes the following:
- a CDS encoding SOS response-associated peptidase — MNGNFHPTNFHSMFGLILPPEWPGAYAVAPTMPYPIVRLPPGKRVQATLARWGLVPAMYHGVLRKFKPSTFNARSEDAQQRPSFTLAYQEARRCLVLVQSFYEWSGEPEKRQAYEIQRADGRPLVLGGLWETWIGEFGPLETFTLLACPANALVSQLHDRQPVILERSNWRAWLDPRTPERPISNLMQPCAHDVPRISPASSQDTRPMHKRPAEQVA, encoded by the coding sequence GTGAACGGGAATTTTCATCCCACGAACTTCCACAGCATGTTCGGCCTGATACTTCCACCAGAGTGGCCGGGCGCGTATGCCGTCGCGCCCACCATGCCTTACCCCATCGTCCGGCTGCCTCCTGGTAAGCGTGTGCAGGCCACTCTGGCCCGCTGGGGCCTCGTGCCAGCCATGTACCACGGGGTACTGCGCAAGTTCAAACCCAGTACCTTCAACGCCCGCAGTGAGGACGCACAACAACGGCCTTCTTTCACACTCGCGTACCAGGAGGCACGCCGTTGCCTAGTGCTGGTCCAAAGCTTTTACGAGTGGAGCGGCGAACCTGAAAAACGCCAAGCATACGAGATCCAGCGCGCTGACGGTCGCCCCCTCGTCCTTGGCGGGCTGTGGGAAACGTGGATTGGCGAGTTCGGCCCGTTGGAGACCTTCACCCTGCTGGCCTGCCCGGCGAATGCCCTGGTCTCGCAGCTGCACGACCGGCAACCCGTGATTCTTGAGCGCTCGAACTGGCGAGCTTGGCTAGACCCACGTACACCAGAAAGGCCAATCTCAAACCTGATGCAGCCATGCGCTCATGACGTGCCGCGCATCTCCCCTGCCAGCAGCCAGGACACCCGGCCCATGCACAAACGTCCCGCAGAGCAAGTGGCCTGA
- a CDS encoding IS4 family transposase, whose protein sequence is MSLQEAALTDPTKLGEVFKHHLPFLRRDTLQRLADVVTALIQARSTKHARLALHLPGHASSSVKLRRVERCLHDPQLDQDVFLKLLLPLLPDDKLVMTMDRTNWEYGEADLNVLVLGVVLEGFTLPLVWTALPHGGSSDTRTRERLVARLLKVLPAKQWRVLVADREFVGREWFAFLRRRGVKRCLRIRGDSRVDDLRLDEGWAYVEPGQVVGVLEKANIYGQVMQLVVTRTPEGELLALATDLKIDETRGVYHLRWSVESTFSAQKSRGFDLEASAMTKPARLERLVGVVTLAMAWCLRIGTWCHEQRPIKRKKHGRRAVSLVKYGLERLAAALRWGTSDRTILLSLVMQPFPAPIQHSAQDVGY, encoded by the coding sequence GTGTCGCTCCAAGAAGCCGCTCTGACTGATCCTACCAAGCTCGGCGAGGTGTTCAAACACCATTTGCCCTTTCTGCGCCGAGACACCCTGCAACGCCTCGCCGACGTCGTCACCGCTCTGATCCAAGCGCGTTCGACCAAGCACGCTCGGCTCGCACTTCATCTGCCCGGACACGCCAGCAGTTCAGTCAAGCTGCGCCGCGTCGAGCGCTGCCTACACGACCCTCAGCTCGATCAGGACGTTTTTTTGAAGCTGCTCTTGCCGCTCCTCCCTGATGACAAGCTCGTCATGACGATGGACCGTACGAACTGGGAGTACGGCGAAGCCGACTTGAACGTCCTTGTGCTCGGCGTGGTGCTTGAAGGCTTCACATTACCGCTGGTGTGGACGGCCCTGCCCCATGGGGGCAGCAGCGACACCAGGACACGCGAGCGTCTGGTCGCTCGACTGCTGAAGGTGCTGCCTGCGAAGCAATGGCGCGTTCTGGTCGCTGATCGAGAGTTCGTGGGGCGGGAGTGGTTTGCCTTTCTCAGGCGTCGGGGTGTGAAACGCTGTTTGCGCATTCGAGGCGACAGCCGCGTGGATGATTTGCGGCTCGATGAGGGATGGGCGTACGTCGAGCCGGGACAGGTGGTCGGCGTGCTGGAGAAAGCCAATATCTACGGTCAGGTCATGCAACTGGTGGTGACGCGCACGCCCGAGGGTGAACTGCTCGCCCTGGCCACCGACCTGAAAATCGACGAGACCAGAGGCGTGTACCACTTGAGGTGGTCGGTAGAAAGCACCTTCAGCGCGCAGAAATCGAGGGGGTTCGACCTTGAGGCGAGTGCGATGACCAAACCCGCTCGGTTGGAGCGGCTGGTCGGCGTAGTGACGCTGGCGATGGCTTGGTGCTTGCGGATCGGTACATGGTGCCACGAGCAGCGGCCCATCAAGCGCAAAAAGCACGGACGCCGGGCGGTGAGTCTCGTCAAGTACGGCTTGGAACGCCTTGCTGCCGCTTTGCGCTGGGGAACGAGTGATCGAACCATCCTCCTGAGCCTCGTCATGCAACCTTTTCCCGCTCCAATACAGCACTCAGCTCAAGATGTGGGGTACTGA
- a CDS encoding helix-turn-helix transcriptional regulator yields the protein MDAEAIRATLREHIKNRGYGGQAELARQLGLSRTYLNHVLTGRSPLPLDLLDRIAEALGFELELREKQPTS from the coding sequence ATGGACGCCGAAGCCATCCGCGCCACGCTGCGCGAACACATCAAGAATCGCGGTTATGGCGGCCAAGCCGAACTGGCCCGGCAGCTCGGCCTCAGTCGCACCTATCTCAACCACGTGCTCACCGGCCGCAGTCCCCTACCGCTCGATCTACTCGACCGTATCGCGGAGGCCCTGGGCTTCGAGCTCGAATTGCGCGAAAAACAACCCACCTCCTGA
- a CDS encoding IS701 family transposase codes for MSGLCLEAVQEWQHELALLSKRLAPRFVRAEPRKRSLAYLRGLLAPLERRNGWQLAEHAGERTPDGMQRLLSTAEWNADDVRDDLRCYVLDHLGPGGVLVVDKTGFIKKGTKSAGVKRQYSGTAGGIDNCQLGVFLAYTTEHGSAFIDRELFLPQEWVNDNSRRDAARIPQERVFQTKAELGLAMIERALNAEVKPAWVTGDSVYSAAALRRSLEARQQPYVLATATNAVLRFLENNRLRIAELPELFAELGKSSWQRRSAGVGSKGEREFDWAWISFRSLGLTDDLRPANASGFDKWILARRSVDKPEEMAYYRVFAPIGTTLDEVVRAAGTRWSIEVGFEQAKNDAGLDEYEVRSWVGWHRHVTLSLFAYALLVAVRAGHKKGAFGEATSSR; via the coding sequence ATGAGCGGACTCTGCCTCGAGGCCGTACAGGAGTGGCAACACGAGCTGGCCCTCCTGTCCAAGCGGCTCGCCCCACGCTTCGTACGTGCCGAACCGAGAAAACGCAGCCTTGCCTATCTGCGTGGTCTACTCGCGCCCCTCGAGCGACGCAACGGCTGGCAACTGGCCGAACACGCTGGGGAACGCACCCCGGACGGGATGCAGCGCCTGCTCTCCACGGCTGAGTGGAACGCCGACGATGTACGCGATGATCTGCGCTGCTATGTCCTCGACCACCTTGGGCCGGGCGGTGTCCTCGTAGTCGACAAAACAGGTTTCATCAAAAAAGGTACCAAGTCCGCCGGAGTGAAACGCCAGTACAGCGGCACCGCGGGCGGCATCGACAACTGCCAGCTTGGCGTATTTCTCGCCTATACCACCGAACACGGGAGCGCGTTTATTGACCGCGAGCTGTTCTTACCGCAGGAATGGGTGAACGACAACAGCCGGCGCGACGCTGCCCGAATTCCCCAAGAGCGTGTATTTCAGACCAAAGCCGAACTCGGCCTGGCCATGATCGAACGCGCGCTCAATGCTGAGGTGAAGCCAGCCTGGGTGACCGGTGACAGCGTGTACTCCGCTGCCGCGTTGCGCCGTTCCCTGGAGGCCAGACAGCAGCCGTATGTACTCGCTACCGCGACGAACGCGGTCCTCCGCTTTCTGGAGAACAACCGCTTGAGGATCGCCGAGCTGCCCGAACTATTTGCAGAGCTCGGGAAGTCGTCTTGGCAGCGAAGGTCGGCAGGCGTGGGCAGCAAGGGCGAACGGGAGTTCGACTGGGCCTGGATCAGCTTTCGGTCGCTGGGCCTCACCGATGATCTGCGTCCAGCAAATGCCTCTGGCTTCGACAAGTGGATCCTGGCACGACGGAGTGTCGACAAACCCGAAGAAATGGCTTACTACCGGGTGTTTGCACCCATCGGCACGACGCTGGACGAGGTGGTGCGGGCAGCGGGAACGCGCTGGTCGATTGAGGTTGGCTTTGAGCAGGCCAAGAACGACGCAGGGTTGGATGAGTATGAGGTGCGGTCGTGGGTTGGATGGCATCGCCACGTCACGCTGTCCTTGTTTGCCTACGCTTTACTCGTCGCTGTGCGTGCCGGGCATAAAAAGGGGGCGTTCGGGGAGGCGACCTCATCCCGTTGA
- a CDS encoding DUF6210 family protein, producing the protein MGVGATREDAALPATCGSLPLLRNDALKRFFTRYRGNPPCVSSTYGRWEEADLTELAGIIQRIPLWRTSRAVDELGYLLLDRSRLAELTEGWVPVVTVYGPAILTHQNCD; encoded by the coding sequence ATGGGTGTGGGGGCGACCCGCGAGGACGCCGCGCTTCCGGCGACATGCGGTTCTTTACCGCTATTGAGGAACGATGCACTAAAGCGTTTTTTCACCCGTTACCGCGGGAATCCGCCGTGCGTCAGCTCGACCTACGGGCGTTGGGAGGAAGCGGACTTGACAGAGCTGGCGGGCATCATTCAGCGCATTCCGTTATGGAGGACCAGTCGAGCTGTGGACGAGCTGGGGTACTTGTTGCTGGACCGTTCGCGGCTCGCCGAGTTGACTGAGGGGTGGGTTCCGGTGGTGACGGTGTATGGGCCAGCCATCTTGACGCATCAGAATTGCGATTGA
- a CDS encoding IS630 family transposase — protein sequence MGHQPGCGLHPKRAAVVAAYTECPVNATTVCVDELGPVSPRTFPPAGGWTKDGHRVKAPLEYSRGLDRTWVYGALRVRDGQVLTQCGPSRNTVGYVKLLEAVERDNPEGDILVVSDNLASHKSAPVQAWLETHPRVRHVFIPKGACWLNLIEPWWRLLRREAFAGMTFVDAAEVEQAVQDGTRRLNARACPWVWGRPARTPRFRRHAVLYRY from the coding sequence ATGGGCCACCAGCCCGGATGCGGACTTCATCCCAAAAGAGCGGCGGTCGTCGCGGCCTACACCGAATGCCCGGTGAACGCGACGACCGTCTGCGTCGATGAACTCGGCCCGGTGTCGCCAAGAACCTTTCCACCAGCAGGGGGCTGGACGAAGGACGGGCATCGGGTGAAAGCGCCCCTGGAGTACAGCCGAGGGCTGGATCGCACGTGGGTGTACGGGGCGCTGCGCGTGCGAGACGGACAGGTACTCACGCAGTGCGGGCCATCGAGGAACACGGTCGGATACGTCAAGCTCCTGGAGGCGGTGGAGCGCGACAACCCGGAAGGGGACATCTTGGTGGTGAGCGATAACCTCGCAAGCCACAAGAGCGCTCCAGTACAGGCGTGGTTGGAGACGCACCCACGGGTGAGACACGTGTTCATTCCGAAGGGCGCGTGCTGGCTGAATCTGATCGAGCCGTGGTGGCGTTTGCTGCGCCGAGAAGCGTTTGCGGGCATGACGTTCGTGGACGCGGCGGAGGTTGAGCAGGCCGTGCAAGACGGGACGCGGCGGTTGAATGCGAGGGCGTGCCCATGGGTGTGGGGGCGACCCGCGAGGACGCCGCGCTTCCGGCGACATGCGGTTCTTTACCGCTATTGA
- a CDS encoding DUF3846 domain-containing protein: MTAPFMIVMHPDGRREQCPWPADDDAQLAVLQEAVGGYVEYVSPAWHALTNWDVYVNEEGLDMLPHNVVGSQLAGLDLRMYAPWCGPVVLAPRVGSSAAERERAREFFARLEAAAEYGARLPGWGVVIDARAS; this comes from the coding sequence GTGACCGCGCCCTTCATGATCGTGATGCACCCGGATGGGCGGCGTGAACAGTGCCCGTGGCCAGCAGATGACGACGCCCAGCTCGCCGTGCTGCAGGAGGCCGTGGGCGGGTATGTCGAGTACGTCTCCCCGGCCTGGCACGCGCTGACGAACTGGGATGTGTACGTGAACGAAGAAGGCCTCGACATGCTGCCTCATAACGTAGTCGGGTCGCAATTGGCCGGGCTGGATTTGCGGATGTACGCGCCATGGTGTGGGCCGGTGGTGCTGGCCCCACGGGTAGGCAGCTCAGCGGCTGAGCGTGAGCGGGCGCGGGAATTCTTCGCCCGGCTGGAGGCAGCGGCGGAGTACGGTGCGCGCCTGCCGGGCTGGGGAGTGGTGATTGACGCCCGAGCCAGTTGA
- a CDS encoding helix-turn-helix domain-containing protein — protein sequence MPKLLSARPPLDPTEEARVRQLARARHAPHDLKQRAQTIVLSWDGHRTMSIAEHLGCHPQTVRERFARFNAHGLEGLNTLPGAGRKPRLTQEERGRLITLVGRTPPGRAVRDASGELVAVDVKKPALWTLDALVEVAREQGIIVGRSQVRRILQHEGVRWRQPRSWATSPDADFIPKERRSSRPTPNAR from the coding sequence ATGCCCAAACTCCTCTCTGCTCGTCCTCCGCTCGATCCCACCGAGGAGGCTCGGGTCCGCCAGCTCGCTCGAGCTCGCCACGCCCCGCATGACCTCAAGCAGCGCGCCCAAACGATCGTCTTGAGCTGGGACGGGCATCGCACCATGTCCATCGCCGAGCACCTCGGCTGTCACCCCCAAACCGTGCGCGAACGCTTCGCCCGCTTCAACGCGCATGGCCTCGAAGGCCTGAACACACTGCCCGGCGCGGGACGCAAGCCGCGCCTCACCCAAGAAGAGCGCGGTCGACTCATCACCCTTGTCGGCCGCACTCCCCCTGGCCGTGCCGTGCGTGACGCGAGCGGTGAACTCGTAGCCGTGGACGTCAAGAAGCCCGCCCTGTGGACGCTCGATGCCTTGGTCGAGGTGGCTCGTGAGCAGGGCATCATCGTGGGTCGGAGTCAGGTGCGCCGCATCCTGCAACACGAAGGCGTGCGGTGGAGGCAGCCCCGGTCATGGGCCACCAGCCCGGATGCGGACTTCATCCCAAAAGAGCGGCGGTCGTCGCGGCCTACACCGAATGCCCGGTGA
- a CDS encoding HigA family addiction module antitoxin, with translation MNHDSLIAHNPIHPGRILRRELQARDLTMDRAARELNIHPDHLSALLAGERNLTEDDVQHIATAWNMNPQTWRNLQAGYDTHPKTRLTR, from the coding sequence ATGAACCACGACTCCCTCATCGCCCACAACCCCATCCATCCGGGTCGGATCCTACGCCGTGAACTGCAGGCCCGCGACCTCACCATGGACCGTGCTGCCCGCGAATTGAACATCCATCCCGACCACCTCAGCGCCCTCCTCGCAGGCGAGCGCAATCTCACCGAAGACGATGTGCAACACATCGCGACGGCCTGGAATATGAACCCGCAAACGTGGCGTAACCTGCAGGCAGGCTACGATACACACCCGAAAACGCGTCTCACACGATGA
- a CDS encoding type II toxin-antitoxin system HicB family antitoxin codes for MPQYLIVLEPGANNWSAYAPDLPGVVTTGKDADDTTERMREAIAAHLYELQQDGDEIPVPTSTPETHVSADLGNVLCMIEPAP; via the coding sequence ATGCCTCAATACCTGATCGTCCTCGAACCCGGAGCCAACAACTGGAGCGCTTACGCGCCCGACCTGCCCGGGGTCGTCACCACCGGCAAAGACGCTGACGACACCACCGAGCGCATGCGCGAAGCCATCGCCGCTCACTTGTACGAGCTGCAGCAGGATGGCGACGAAATCCCCGTGCCCACCAGCACTCCTGAAACTCACGTCTCGGCCGACTTAGGCAACGTGCTTTGTATGATCGAGCCTGCTCCATAA